The Cupriavidus nantongensis genome has a segment encoding these proteins:
- a CDS encoding TonB-dependent siderophore receptor yields the protein MLLAQPSSARHPVPLSFLRVVCRPLPARRPLAALMLAMSGLADAAEPSPPSDITLPAVSVTGTATASYNPPDASGATRTDTPLREIPQSVRVVPRAMLDDLAATRFDQTFDYVSGVARQNNFGGLWDNFAMRGFTGHENTGAGYLINGFAANRGYTAPMDAATIDRVEVLKGPTSSLYGSSEPGGTFNVVTRQPQFRPAQRYGFELGTRDGYRATADVTGPLGEDIAGRLIAVADHQGSTRDFIHSQRYLVAPSITWMLGNDTILQYAAEFQRYTTPMDRGVVAVNGELGRIPRSRFLGEPGDGSLRLDSQSHQLSVEHQFSPQWKGRLGLSYRGGALAGHSSEASALAADGRTLWRQHRYRDFQSDDVSLQASVTGKFNTGPVGHELLLGVDAYRFGNTMAILRKNPSAAAPYAIDIYNPVYGQPTPPLAWNMDTYERQHNVGAYAQDQLSLGERWRVLAGVRFDSFSQSLDDHLRGTRTTQHHNAVSPRVGVSYLASNNLSLFANASQSFRPNAGSDAAGRPFDPERGRALEAGIKFDSDDRRTGATLAVFEIRKRNVLAADPADPSFYLAAGEARSRGVELDVAGQLGSHWRVSGSFALTDAEITQDTRLAPGTPLSNVPRTSASLLAMYEDAAPVGQRYGAGAGVRYVGRRPGDVQDSFSLPAYVLVDLHGYWQYSRHVRVSLNVGNLFDKTYYASSYSSLWVAPGAGRSVRLVVQLSY from the coding sequence ATGCTGCTTGCGCAGCCCAGCAGTGCCCGGCACCCGGTGCCGCTTTCCTTCCTGCGCGTGGTATGCCGGCCGCTGCCGGCGCGGCGGCCACTGGCCGCACTGATGCTGGCGATGTCCGGGCTGGCCGACGCGGCGGAGCCCTCGCCGCCCTCCGATATTACGCTGCCAGCCGTTTCGGTGACGGGCACGGCCACCGCATCATACAACCCGCCCGACGCCTCGGGCGCTACCCGCACCGACACGCCGCTGCGCGAGATCCCGCAATCCGTGCGCGTGGTCCCGCGCGCCATGCTCGACGACCTTGCCGCGACCCGCTTCGACCAGACCTTCGACTATGTCAGCGGCGTCGCGCGCCAGAACAACTTCGGCGGGCTGTGGGACAACTTCGCCATGCGCGGCTTCACCGGCCACGAGAACACCGGCGCCGGCTACCTGATCAACGGCTTCGCCGCCAATCGCGGCTATACCGCGCCGATGGACGCGGCCACCATCGACCGGGTCGAGGTGCTCAAGGGCCCGACTTCATCGCTGTACGGCAGCAGCGAGCCCGGCGGCACCTTCAACGTGGTCACGCGCCAGCCGCAGTTCCGGCCCGCGCAGCGCTATGGCTTCGAGCTGGGCACGCGCGACGGCTACCGCGCCACTGCCGACGTCACCGGCCCGCTGGGCGAAGACATCGCCGGCCGGCTGATCGCGGTGGCCGACCACCAGGGCAGCACGCGCGACTTCATCCACAGCCAGCGCTACCTGGTCGCGCCGTCGATCACGTGGATGCTCGGCAACGACACCATCCTGCAGTACGCGGCGGAGTTCCAGCGCTACACCACGCCGATGGACCGCGGCGTGGTCGCCGTCAACGGCGAGCTGGGCCGCATCCCGCGCTCGCGCTTCCTGGGCGAGCCCGGCGACGGCAGCCTGCGCCTGGACAGCCAGTCGCACCAGCTCAGCGTGGAGCACCAGTTCTCGCCGCAATGGAAGGGCAGGCTCGGCCTGTCGTACCGCGGCGGCGCGCTGGCGGGGCATTCGAGCGAGGCCAGCGCGCTCGCCGCCGACGGCCGCACGCTCTGGCGCCAGCACCGCTACCGCGACTTCCAGTCCGACGATGTCTCGCTGCAGGCCAGCGTGACCGGCAAGTTCAATACGGGTCCGGTCGGGCACGAGCTGCTGCTGGGCGTCGACGCCTACCGCTTCGGCAATACCATGGCGATCCTGCGCAAGAACCCCAGCGCCGCGGCACCGTACGCGATCGATATCTACAACCCGGTCTATGGCCAGCCGACGCCGCCGCTGGCGTGGAACATGGACACGTACGAGCGCCAGCACAATGTCGGCGCGTACGCGCAGGACCAGCTGAGCCTGGGCGAGCGCTGGCGGGTGCTGGCCGGCGTGCGCTTCGACAGCTTCAGCCAGTCGCTCGACGACCACCTGCGCGGCACCCGCACCACGCAGCACCACAACGCGGTGTCGCCGCGCGTGGGCGTGAGCTACCTGGCCAGCAACAACCTGTCGCTGTTCGCCAATGCCAGCCAGTCGTTCCGCCCCAATGCCGGCAGCGACGCCGCCGGCCGGCCGTTCGATCCCGAGCGCGGCCGCGCGCTGGAAGCCGGCATCAAGTTCGACAGCGACGACCGCCGCACCGGCGCCACGCTGGCCGTGTTCGAGATCCGCAAGCGCAATGTGCTGGCCGCCGACCCGGCCGATCCGTCGTTCTATCTCGCCGCCGGCGAGGCGCGCAGCCGCGGCGTCGAACTCGACGTGGCCGGGCAGTTGGGCTCGCACTGGCGTGTGTCGGGCAGCTTCGCGCTGACCGATGCCGAGATCACGCAGGACACCCGCCTGGCCCCCGGCACCCCGTTGTCCAACGTGCCGCGCACCAGCGCCAGCCTGCTGGCGATGTATGAAGACGCGGCGCCGGTGGGGCAGCGCTATGGCGCCGGCGCCGGCGTGCGCTATGTCGGACGGCGCCCGGGCGACGTGCAGGACAGCTTCTCCTTGCCCGCCTATGTGCTGGTCGACCTGCACGGCTACTGGCAATACAGCCGGCACGTGCGCGTGTCGCTCAACGTCGGCAACCTGTTCGACAAGACCTATTACGCCAGCTCGTACAGCAGCCTGTGGGTCGCGCCGGGCGCTGGCCGCAGCGTCCGGTTGGTCGTGCAGCTGAGCTACTGA